In the Flagellimonas sp. HMM57 genome, one interval contains:
- a CDS encoding GyrI-like domain-containing protein, with protein sequence MESDLSLNKVSEIAFFSPFHFHRVFKFITGETLNGYVTRRRIERSASDLLHKNITATEIAHKYGFSDNSSYSRTFKKYFGVSPTEFKKQNPNRHSKIRQLESKNGQEYPDYEKYICVINNLKNWIKMNANIEIKEMPKMDLAYVSSIGPQNLETAYGKLIQWATPKGLMNNQTKMITIYHDSFKVTEAGKVRMSASLLLNESIETEGEIGLTTIETGKFIVGGFEIGLNEFEKSWTGLFVWMNENGYKKADREPFEIYHNNFNEHPERKAIVDFCIPIE encoded by the coding sequence TTGGAATCTGATTTATCGTTGAATAAAGTGTCTGAAATTGCTTTTTTCTCACCATTTCATTTTCATCGAGTATTTAAATTCATAACAGGCGAAACTCTGAACGGATATGTAACACGAAGAAGAATTGAAAGGTCCGCATCCGACTTATTGCATAAAAATATTACAGCAACGGAAATAGCCCACAAATATGGCTTTAGCGATAATTCGTCTTATTCAAGAACTTTCAAAAAGTATTTTGGAGTAAGCCCAACAGAATTTAAAAAGCAAAACCCAAACAGACATAGTAAGATTCGTCAACTTGAAAGCAAGAACGGACAAGAATATCCTGACTATGAAAAATATATTTGCGTCATTAATAATCTAAAAAATTGGATAAAAATGAATGCAAACATTGAAATTAAAGAAATGCCGAAAATGGACTTGGCTTATGTTTCGAGTATTGGACCTCAAAATCTTGAGACGGCTTACGGAAAACTAATACAGTGGGCAACACCGAAAGGCTTGATGAACAACCAAACTAAAATGATTACGATTTATCACGACAGTTTTAAAGTAACAGAAGCAGGTAAAGTAAGAATGAGTGCTTCACTCTTATTGAATGAATCAATCGAAACAGAAGGAGAAATTGGACTGACAACAATCGAAACTGGAAAATTTATAGTTGGTGGTTTTGAAATTGGGCTAAACGAATTTGAAAAATCGTGGACTGGACTATTCGTCTGGATGAACGAAAATGGATACAAAAAAGCTGACAGAGAACCTTTTGAGATTTACCACAATAATTTCAATGAGCATCCTGAAAGGAAAGCAATTGTTGATTTTTGTATTCCGATAGAATAA